The sequence GCGCGTTGGCGACATGACTGCCGAGACAGCTCAATTCATCCTTTACTGCCTCTTCTTTTTCTTCTTGGGCGTGGCCGCCGTGTTGGCGGTGGCCCAGCGGATGTACGCTCGATTCCAACAACGCTTGGAAACACAGGCGAAAGAAACCAAAGAAGCCGCCAGACGGGAAGCGGAAGTCGAGCGGAACCGGATCATCGTTGACGCCAAAGAACAAGCGTTGCAGTTGCGTCGCGATGCCGAACAGGACTTGGCCGCCGAACGTGCCCAACAACACAAGCTGATCAGCAAGCTGGAACGCCGCGAAGAACTGTTGGCCACCCAGGAAGAAAGTCTGATCAAACAACAGCGCGGTTTGGAACACAGTCAAAACGTGTTGACCAAAAAAACGCGTGACTTGGATCAACAACGCGAACTGTTGCAACAACGCATCGACGAACAGGCCCAGGTGTTGGAAAAGGCCAGCGGGCTTTCGCGGGCCGAGGCGACGAATCAATTATTGGATTCGTTGCGAGATGAACTTCAAAGCGAAGTCGGTGCGACGCTTCTGAAACATCAAAAAATATTGCAGCAGCGAGTCGAACAACAAAGTCGTGAGATGTTGTTGACCGCGATCCAGCGTTTCGCGTCGGCACACACCGCCGAATCCACGACCAGCACCGTCGACGTCCCGACGGATGACATGAAAGGACGAATCATCGGTCGCGAAGGTCGAAACATTCGTGCGTTCGAAAAGAAGACCGGCGTGGATTTGATCATCGATGACACGCCGGGTGTGGTCATCGTCAGCGCGTTTGATCCGGTGCGTCGCGAGATCGCGCGGGCATCACTGGAAAAGCTGATCACCGACGGACGGATTCACCCGTCGAAGATCGAAGAAACGGTCGATGCGACGGAGAAGGAAATCGATTCCTTCATCGAACGCAAAGGCATCGAAGCAGCCGATGAAGTCAACGTCAGCGGGCTGCATCAACGCGTGATCAAGATGCTGGGCCGATTGCATTTTCGGACCAGCTACAGCCAGAACGTTTTACGTCACAGTGTCGAAGTCGCCTTCATCAGCGGGCTGTTGGCCGAAATGATCGGACTGGACGGCGACCTCGGACGCCGCGCAGGACTGCTGCACGACATTGGCAAAGCGGCGGACCACGAACTGGAAGGCGGCCACCCCAAAATCGGTGGCGATCTGTTGGCAAGGTCGGGGGAATGCGATGTCGTCGTCCACGCGGCTCGTGGACACCATGATGAAATCGTGACCGAATATCCGTATACGATGCTGGTAGCGACCGCGGATGCCTGCAGCGCCAGTCGCCCCGGGGCTCGCCGTGAATCGCTGGAGCGGTATGTCAAACGGATGGAAGAACTGGAAGCGATCGCCAAGCGGTTCGACGGCGTTCATCAGGCTTTCGCCATCAGTGCCGGTCGAGAGCTTCGTGTCTTGGTCAACAGCGAAAACACCGATGATCAACACGCCGCCGTGATCTGTCGCGAGATCGCGAAAGCGTTTGAACAGGAATTGACGTACCCGGGTGAAATCAAGGTCACCGTGGTGCGTGAATCCCACTTCATCGAAGTCGCCAGGTAAACGCTGGATCGAAATCATACGCCGTCGGTCTTGCTTGATGCCGGGTCGCATCGACGGAAAGGATGTGAAGCGGTGACCGTCGGTGGTTAGAATGAACATTGATCATTCGAACCGACCGAATCTTCTGGCGATTCCAATCATGCTTTCAAGCTTGTCTTTTC comes from Crateriforma spongiae and encodes:
- the rny gene encoding ribonuclease Y; the protein is MTAETAQFILYCLFFFFLGVAAVLAVAQRMYARFQQRLETQAKETKEAARREAEVERNRIIVDAKEQALQLRRDAEQDLAAERAQQHKLISKLERREELLATQEESLIKQQRGLEHSQNVLTKKTRDLDQQRELLQQRIDEQAQVLEKASGLSRAEATNQLLDSLRDELQSEVGATLLKHQKILQQRVEQQSREMLLTAIQRFASAHTAESTTSTVDVPTDDMKGRIIGREGRNIRAFEKKTGVDLIIDDTPGVVIVSAFDPVRREIARASLEKLITDGRIHPSKIEETVDATEKEIDSFIERKGIEAADEVNVSGLHQRVIKMLGRLHFRTSYSQNVLRHSVEVAFISGLLAEMIGLDGDLGRRAGLLHDIGKAADHELEGGHPKIGGDLLARSGECDVVVHAARGHHDEIVTEYPYTMLVATADACSASRPGARRESLERYVKRMEELEAIAKRFDGVHQAFAISAGRELRVLVNSENTDDQHAAVICREIAKAFEQELTYPGEIKVTVVRESHFIEVAR